A region from the Flavobacteriales bacterium genome encodes:
- a CDS encoding HupE/UreJ family protein, which yields MHASTDGSNRPPDRRSHKGRGLLLVLLVVIACSIPEAALAHGVSKSDASFLTGNQGSAWLAFLYLGAKHMVTGYDHLLFLVGVIFFLYRLKDVAIYVSLFTVGHSITLLAGVLGGIHANAYIVDAIIGLSVVYKAFDNMGGFERFLGVQPNTKAAVAIFGLFHGFGLATKLQEINLSPEGLVTNMLSFNIGVEIGQLLALSAILIALTACRRHTSFLRHAFVTNTLLMIGGFLLIGYQLTGYFTQ from the coding sequence ATGCACGCATCAACGGATGGATCCAACCGACCGCCGGATAGGAGATCGCACAAGGGAAGGGGCTTACTGCTCGTGCTACTTGTCGTGATCGCCTGTTCGATCCCGGAAGCTGCGCTGGCGCACGGCGTCTCCAAGTCCGACGCCTCGTTCCTCACTGGTAATCAGGGTTCGGCTTGGCTCGCGTTCCTCTACCTGGGTGCAAAGCACATGGTGACGGGCTATGATCACCTGCTCTTCCTCGTGGGTGTCATCTTCTTCCTCTACCGCCTGAAGGATGTGGCCATCTACGTGAGCCTCTTCACCGTCGGACACAGCATCACCTTGCTTGCGGGCGTGCTGGGCGGCATCCATGCCAACGCCTACATCGTCGATGCCATCATCGGGCTTTCCGTGGTGTACAAGGCTTTCGACAACATGGGCGGCTTCGAGCGCTTCCTCGGCGTTCAGCCCAACACGAAAGCGGCGGTGGCCATCTTCGGTTTGTTCCACGGCTTCGGGCTCGCTACGAAACTGCAGGAGATCAACCTGTCGCCTGAAGGGCTCGTGACGAACATGCTCAGCTTCAACATCGGCGTGGAGATCGGCCAGTTGTTGGCGCTCTCCGCCATCCTGATCGCGCTTACGGCATGCCGCCGTCACACGAGTTTCCTGCGGCATGCGTTCGTCACCAACACGCTGCTGATGATCGGCGGATTCCTCCTCATCGGTTACCAGCTCACCGGCTACTTCACGCAATAA